From one Oligoflexus sp. genomic stretch:
- a CDS encoding putative DNA-binding domain-containing protein, whose protein sequence is MKQPPAWLSAFQGLFSEVLRTPLDHSRGTLESRLPSGWRGLEVQARSYRSAEAGVSDYHRQYWFRLLTVLQKDFPVTARLMGLWNFNLWALRYLLEVPPTGHDLGKIRESFAGFLKDQELSLMLVQAAQLDDARAALLMAPDYKPWNGQNEDHAHPERIRLKAAPHWRILQEDWALVVWDAGEKMPQKHERSQVWLIQKDAKGFTYRTLHPFQARLYELLTENPMVEAIGKLEKEAKPEAAQVQKWMALSVQWGLWASE, encoded by the coding sequence ATGAAGCAGCCGCCGGCCTGGCTTTCTGCGTTTCAGGGGCTTTTTTCCGAGGTGCTGCGAACGCCCTTGGATCATTCCCGTGGGACTTTGGAATCGCGTCTGCCTTCAGGCTGGAGAGGGCTTGAGGTCCAAGCGCGTTCGTATAGATCGGCGGAAGCCGGCGTTTCTGATTATCATCGGCAGTACTGGTTTCGCCTTCTGACGGTGCTGCAAAAGGATTTTCCTGTGACGGCGCGCCTTATGGGGCTTTGGAATTTTAACCTTTGGGCTCTGCGTTACCTGCTCGAAGTCCCGCCCACGGGACATGATCTGGGAAAGATCCGGGAGTCTTTCGCAGGTTTTTTGAAGGATCAGGAGCTTTCCTTGATGCTCGTGCAGGCCGCGCAGCTGGATGATGCGCGAGCGGCGCTGCTGATGGCTCCTGATTATAAGCCGTGGAACGGGCAGAACGAAGATCATGCGCATCCGGAACGCATCCGCCTGAAGGCGGCCCCTCATTGGCGAATCCTTCAGGAGGATTGGGCTTTGGTCGTCTGGGACGCGGGCGAAAAGATGCCGCAGAAACATGAAAGGTCCCAGGTCTGGCTCATACAAAAGGATGCCAAGGGTTTTACGTACCGTACGCTGCATCCGTTTCAGGCGCGGCTCTATGAACTTCTGACGGAAAATCCGATGGTGGAAGCTATTGGGAAACTGGAAAAGGAAGCGAAACCGGAGGCTGCGCAGGTTCAGAAATGGATGGCGTTGAGCGTGCAGTGGGGACTCTGGGCTTCGGAGTAA
- a CDS encoding alpha/beta hydrolase: MLQSLRMFRLSALCALFLTSAQVTAADTGREPARGTLIESTFLGSYTKEQLNANFQRLGLEARNGVRLFRVNYQSQISPAEPRLTAASGLVIVPDVTTTGDVTTAGNATTARDGAAATELPWISLQHGTVASKKEAPSLNPGEGLYEASQGFVTAVMDYIGYGSSAAEFHPYLIEGAYVPAGVDLLRATRSLISAQGLKLGKLFLKGYSEGGYATMALQKALETEYAAEFSITASAPAAGPYDLEVAALTALSRPKSNPLITSFLVLAYDQWLAPELDLDAIFALDTTALSNLYTSGISSSEIMKALPLETRGLIEGPFLDDFLSTTPISAQAQLIRRLLVEQSLNQGDWVPRTPTRLYHCADDEIVAVAATENALAHFKGLNAEAPVSAVIAQSPDATRPYSHGSCPLVFASVGWFKEFLTR; this comes from the coding sequence ATGCTTCAGTCATTACGCATGTTCCGACTTTCCGCCCTTTGCGCTTTGTTCTTGACAAGCGCACAAGTCACCGCAGCGGATACAGGCCGAGAGCCCGCGCGCGGGACCTTGATCGAATCCACGTTCCTTGGGTCGTACACCAAGGAACAGCTGAATGCCAACTTCCAAAGGCTTGGCCTTGAGGCTCGCAATGGCGTCAGGTTATTTCGAGTCAACTATCAAAGTCAAATAAGTCCTGCCGAACCCCGCCTGACAGCTGCGTCAGGACTGGTCATCGTTCCCGATGTGACGACGACGGGGGATGTGACGACGGCGGGGAACGCGACGACGGCGCGGGATGGAGCAGCAGCCACGGAACTCCCCTGGATCAGTTTGCAGCACGGCACAGTTGCCAGCAAAAAAGAGGCCCCCTCGCTGAACCCCGGTGAAGGCCTCTATGAAGCATCCCAGGGCTTTGTGACCGCCGTTATGGATTATATTGGCTATGGCAGCTCCGCAGCCGAATTTCACCCCTATCTGATCGAGGGCGCCTATGTCCCGGCAGGTGTTGATCTTCTGCGGGCCACCCGAAGTCTGATCAGCGCGCAGGGCCTTAAGTTGGGCAAACTCTTTCTGAAGGGCTATTCCGAGGGTGGATATGCGACCATGGCTTTGCAAAAGGCCCTGGAAACGGAATATGCCGCCGAATTCAGCATCACCGCTTCCGCCCCTGCGGCAGGCCCCTATGACCTGGAAGTGGCAGCTCTGACGGCTCTCTCGCGTCCCAAATCGAATCCTCTCATCACGTCGTTTTTGGTTTTGGCCTATGACCAGTGGCTGGCTCCTGAACTGGACCTTGATGCCATCTTCGCCCTGGACACGACCGCGCTCTCCAATCTCTATACCAGCGGCATAAGCAGCTCGGAAATCATGAAAGCCCTGCCGCTGGAAACCCGCGGACTGATCGAAGGACCTTTCCTTGATGATTTTCTGAGCACAACTCCGATCAGCGCTCAGGCCCAACTCATTCGCCGTCTTCTGGTCGAGCAGAGCCTGAATCAAGGCGATTGGGTCCCCCGCACACCTACCCGCCTGTATCACTGCGCCGATGATGAAATCGTTGCGGTCGCCGCTACGGAAAACGCCCTGGCGCATTTCAAAGGTCTGAACGCCGAGGCTCCGGTCAGCGCTGTGATCGCCCAAAGTCCCGATGCCACACGTCCTTACTCACACGGATCGTGTCCCCTCGTCTTCGCTTCGGTCGGCTGGTTCAAAGAGTTTCTGACTCGATAA
- a CDS encoding MFS transporter, protein MNAKAQAPATRSAGQMILDYFREFKVLKETPREYWGIQIINFLDCTAYFALLNIVTIFLSDQIGLDDNNAGYIVTLFTSLTTILLLIAGFATDSLGIRKSLWLAMLTRAAATAAVVFLAVNPNVPHRALLVAACFVAMAPSMAMVQTVFQSANKRYTSERSRSAGFNLWYLFMNIGAAAAGVVVDVVRLSLGLSSTWVIGTGIVTSFLCLGVMLIMVRREEQFGEEGRFVAAPVQETKRDANGKKPNPFTILKAMVSESAFWRFCVLVTLLLGVRAVFSYMYLLMPKYWTRVMGEDAAIGTLNTINPILIVVGLIVFIPFANKFNIFKMLVFGAMISAVSLFALVIPWQVVGQGLGAVGSALSISWMRNDFVPAYYAMSALSMVFLSIGEVIWSPKLQEYTAAIAPEGQEGSYFGLSMVPWFAAKTIVSALSGHMLSRWVPEGIGERLRAGTVPFWDSPEAMWLILGLVALAGPILALAFQGWLTKGARWHKATGSGH, encoded by the coding sequence ATGAACGCCAAGGCCCAGGCGCCGGCCACCAGGTCTGCTGGTCAGATGATACTGGATTATTTTCGCGAGTTTAAAGTCCTGAAGGAAACGCCCCGCGAGTACTGGGGCATACAGATCATCAACTTCCTTGACTGCACGGCTTATTTCGCCCTTCTGAACATCGTTACGATTTTTTTATCTGATCAGATTGGCCTTGATGATAACAATGCCGGCTATATCGTGACCCTTTTCACCTCGCTGACCACGATCCTTCTCCTCATTGCGGGCTTTGCCACCGATTCGCTTGGCATACGCAAATCATTATGGTTGGCCATGCTTACTCGCGCCGCAGCGACCGCGGCTGTGGTCTTCCTTGCCGTGAATCCGAATGTTCCGCATCGCGCGCTTTTGGTTGCAGCCTGTTTTGTGGCCATGGCGCCGTCGATGGCCATGGTTCAAACCGTGTTCCAATCGGCCAACAAACGCTATACCAGCGAACGTTCCCGCAGCGCCGGCTTCAACCTTTGGTACCTGTTCATGAATATCGGAGCGGCTGCGGCCGGTGTCGTGGTCGATGTCGTGCGTCTTTCCCTTGGCCTCAGCAGCACCTGGGTGATTGGAACAGGCATCGTCACCTCGTTCCTTTGTCTTGGGGTCATGCTGATCATGGTTCGCCGCGAAGAGCAGTTCGGCGAGGAAGGCCGCTTTGTGGCCGCCCCCGTGCAGGAGACAAAGCGGGATGCCAACGGCAAAAAACCAAATCCCTTCACCATTCTGAAAGCCATGGTCAGCGAATCCGCCTTCTGGCGATTCTGTGTGCTCGTCACGCTGCTTTTGGGTGTGCGGGCGGTCTTCAGTTACATGTACCTTCTGATGCCGAAATACTGGACGCGCGTGATGGGCGAGGACGCTGCAATCGGAACTCTGAATACGATCAACCCGATTTTGATCGTGGTCGGTCTTATTGTTTTTATTCCGTTTGCCAACAAGTTCAATATTTTTAAAATGCTGGTGTTCGGCGCCATGATTTCGGCGGTGAGCCTCTTCGCTTTGGTCATTCCCTGGCAGGTCGTGGGTCAGGGGCTGGGCGCTGTGGGTTCCGCGCTCAGCATCAGCTGGATGCGGAATGATTTTGTGCCCGCGTATTATGCGATGTCGGCTTTGAGCATGGTCTTTCTTTCGATCGGTGAAGTGATCTGGTCGCCGAAACTTCAGGAATACACGGCCGCCATCGCTCCGGAAGGACAGGAGGGTTCCTACTTTGGACTTTCCATGGTGCCCTGGTTCGCAGCGAAAACGATCGTCAGTGCTCTTTCAGGTCACATGCTCTCACGCTGGGTTCCAGAAGGAATCGGCGAGCGCCTGCGCGCAGGAACGGTTCCCTTCTGGGATTCGCCGGAAGCCATGTGGCTCATCCTTGGTCTGGTGGCCCTGGCCGGACCGATTCTGGCCCTTGCCTTCCAGGGCTGGCTGACCAAAGGCGCCCGCTGGCATAAAGCCACCGGGTCCGGTCATTGA
- a CDS encoding heme-binding domain-containing protein: MKNRRLKSYSATLLVVTLCAWSQGPLAAHEAYGKAADEPRQTAVDEQERKLVEITADYQLAVAPLIQRACADCHSGDTQYPWYSMMPGVSQWIKNDIEEARKHIEFSNGYPFQSHATPLEDLIAVEKSVRDGTMPPLRYRIMHSKARLNEQEKKRIIDWARRGQRMLQNEGVARAAESAE; the protein is encoded by the coding sequence ATGAAAAACCGACGCTTGAAATCATACAGCGCCACTCTGCTGGTCGTGACTTTGTGCGCCTGGAGTCAAGGACCTTTAGCGGCTCATGAAGCCTATGGGAAAGCGGCCGATGAGCCCCGGCAAACGGCGGTGGATGAGCAGGAGCGGAAGCTGGTCGAGATCACAGCCGATTATCAGCTGGCCGTGGCACCGCTGATTCAAAGGGCCTGCGCGGATTGCCATTCGGGTGACACCCAGTATCCCTGGTATTCCATGATGCCTGGCGTCAGTCAGTGGATTAAAAACGATATCGAAGAGGCTCGCAAGCACATCGAATTTTCCAACGGCTATCCCTTTCAAAGTCATGCGACTCCTCTGGAAGACCTGATCGCTGTCGAGAAATCCGTCCGGGACGGGACGATGCCGCCGCTTCGTTATCGGATCATGCATAGCAAGGCCCGCCTGAACGAGCAGGAAAAAAAGCGCATCATCGACTGGGCCCGACGTGGTCAGAGAATGCTGCAGAATGAAGGCGTGGCCCGCGCCGCGGAAAGCGCGGAATAA
- a CDS encoding glycoside hydrolase family 5 protein translates to MRYILFLVLFMITIPPVKAGPLHVDGSRFRTEDGRQILLRGVNVGGDTKVPPFRSIRGEKDFEPLRAWGFNSVRLMFNWEAFEAEPGVYDWDYLRYYRDMVDWAAQHDLYVIVDIHQDAFSRFAVSGCGEGFPRWALPPFQKPATPDNGENCKAWSVKAFFDIGMHIAWHHFYKNTYGVRDRYLLMLQHLGQAVADAPNLVGFDLMNEPWGLEKSELPALYYDAGSLLQSIRPNLILFLSAQILTSTGLVASQLDPIPLPHIVHATHFYDPGLQTVKSWSPWTLKTANRHWKNLLERWQSPLYLGEFGAPATLPNAVKYVDAIYDLMDQELYSGAYWVYTPGWTDANKDGWNREDFSINDDKGQLRGMYRARPYVEETPGDIMQMEWNEKSKRLALVYEATVFPEEVKIAIPSRLEWIGVEALEGKRAQNCQLLNAHQLRCVHDPKARQALRSLVFLFREREGQ, encoded by the coding sequence ATGCGATACATACTCTTCCTTGTCCTTTTCATGATAACCATTCCGCCTGTCAAGGCTGGTCCTCTCCATGTCGATGGCAGTCGCTTTCGTACGGAAGACGGACGTCAGATTCTTCTGCGCGGCGTCAACGTCGGCGGAGATACCAAGGTCCCGCCCTTTCGCTCCATTCGTGGGGAAAAAGACTTCGAACCTTTGCGCGCCTGGGGTTTCAACAGTGTGCGCCTCATGTTCAACTGGGAAGCGTTTGAAGCGGAACCGGGGGTCTACGACTGGGATTATCTCCGCTACTATCGCGATATGGTGGACTGGGCCGCGCAGCATGATCTTTATGTGATCGTCGATATTCATCAGGATGCCTTTTCACGCTTTGCCGTCAGCGGCTGTGGTGAGGGTTTTCCCCGCTGGGCCTTGCCGCCCTTTCAAAAACCGGCCACACCGGACAACGGGGAAAACTGCAAGGCCTGGTCGGTGAAAGCGTTCTTCGATATCGGCATGCATATCGCGTGGCATCATTTCTATAAAAATACTTATGGAGTGCGCGATCGCTATCTGCTGATGCTTCAGCACCTCGGCCAGGCGGTTGCGGATGCACCGAACCTTGTTGGTTTTGATCTGATGAATGAACCCTGGGGCCTGGAAAAAAGCGAACTGCCGGCGCTTTATTATGATGCCGGAAGTCTTCTGCAGTCGATCCGCCCGAACCTGATCCTCTTTCTGAGTGCTCAAATCCTGACCAGCACAGGACTTGTGGCCTCGCAGCTGGATCCCATCCCCCTGCCGCATATCGTGCATGCGACGCATTTTTATGATCCGGGTCTGCAGACGGTGAAAAGCTGGTCGCCCTGGACCTTGAAGACCGCCAATCGCCATTGGAAAAACCTTCTGGAACGCTGGCAGAGTCCCCTTTATCTGGGGGAATTCGGAGCGCCGGCGACACTGCCGAACGCTGTGAAGTATGTGGATGCGATTTATGATCTGATGGACCAGGAACTTTATTCGGGGGCGTACTGGGTTTACACCCCAGGCTGGACGGATGCGAACAAGGATGGATGGAATCGCGAGGATTTCAGCATCAATGATGACAAGGGCCAGCTGCGCGGCATGTATCGGGCGCGGCCTTATGTCGAGGAAACGCCCGGCGACATCATGCAGATGGAGTGGAATGAAAAGAGCAAAAGGCTTGCCCTTGTCTATGAAGCCACAGTCTTTCCGGAAGAGGTGAAGATCGCGATTCCATCCCGGCTGGAATGGATCGGAGTCGAGGCTCTGGAAGGAAAACGCGCGCAGAACTGCCAACTTTTGAATGCTCATCAGCTGCGCTGCGTGCACGATCCCAAGGCCCGGCAGGCCCTAAGATCGCTGGTTTTCCTGTTCCGTGAACGCGAAGGTCAATGA
- a CDS encoding DUF692 domain-containing protein produces MASHAVKRIPRDGLGVGLRPALMMGEGDFRPPIDYFEIISENFMGPALLPQKNLQRAGEHYPLVMHGVSLNLLGHEPLNMRYLDELAALAAGIDAPFVSDHLCWTGAHGLSHHDLLPTPYTEDLIAYAAERAAFVQKHLGRPFALENVSSYVQFAASTLSEWEFYRAVVDEAGVSFMLDINNIYVSSQNHEFDPRIYLQHIPFERVVQVHLAGHDRMTDGAIIDTHDRAVADEVWALYREAWIMGGPFPTLLEWDDRIPEWPVLVQEIQKAREVRA; encoded by the coding sequence ATGGCGAGCCACGCCGTGAAAAGGATTCCACGGGATGGTCTGGGAGTCGGTCTGCGCCCGGCGCTTATGATGGGCGAGGGGGACTTTCGTCCGCCGATTGATTACTTCGAGATCATCAGTGAAAACTTCATGGGTCCGGCTCTGCTTCCGCAGAAGAATCTGCAAAGGGCGGGGGAGCATTATCCCCTGGTGATGCATGGCGTGAGCCTGAATCTTCTGGGGCATGAACCCTTGAACATGCGGTACCTCGATGAGCTGGCGGCCCTTGCCGCAGGGATTGATGCGCCTTTTGTCAGTGATCATCTTTGCTGGACGGGCGCGCACGGCCTGTCTCATCATGATCTACTGCCAACACCTTATACCGAGGACCTGATCGCCTATGCCGCCGAGCGTGCGGCTTTTGTGCAGAAGCATCTGGGGCGGCCTTTCGCTTTGGAGAATGTGTCGAGCTATGTGCAGTTTGCAGCCAGTACTTTAAGCGAATGGGAATTCTATCGCGCGGTGGTGGATGAAGCCGGCGTCTCGTTCATGCTGGATATCAATAACATCTATGTATCGAGTCAGAATCATGAATTCGATCCGCGGATTTATCTTCAGCATATACCCTTTGAAAGGGTGGTTCAGGTGCATCTGGCGGGACATGATCGCATGACGGATGGAGCGATCATAGATACCCATGATCGGGCCGTCGCGGACGAGGTCTGGGCACTTTATCGGGAGGCCTGGATCATGGGTGGACCTTTTCCCACACTTTTGGAATGGGATGACCGGATACCGGAATGGCCCGTGCTTGTGCAGGAGATTCAAAAAGCCCGCGAGGTGCGGGCATGA
- a CDS encoding PA14 domain-containing protein, producing MTLGKGLSKKHLCLSLLASVVAACGAETPAFQEKTMAVLMDQQQNAEGFSSESYDNTADATVATSDEDELVDDGSVDALQLPQGDEASDLTVDVKDSQLRFGAQTTSISTSLGGNKTDDVVYKAIAPAGKDPGAIINGNTYVSPVSGTEAYEVKIIAVSKSDPTQTSSTVLKLEPSTQVFAGCTNDLKGFPIKADVYQIPEGSQRLPDFTAFSKTSATACMEAFQIPNRAWSDGFPGQPSLIEWFAIRATSNLTTNSNGKYYFKLNADDGAKLYIDGQLVVDNDGQHAEKAVVGSINLTKGQHEIVVEYFQGPRYHIALELFWKTPGSSTYTYVPASAFKP from the coding sequence ATGACTTTGGGTAAAGGTTTGTCCAAAAAGCACCTGTGCCTTTCGCTGCTGGCAAGCGTTGTGGCTGCCTGCGGTGCCGAAACTCCGGCATTCCAGGAAAAGACCATGGCGGTTCTCATGGACCAGCAGCAGAACGCTGAAGGTTTCAGCTCTGAATCCTATGACAACACCGCTGATGCTACTGTCGCCACATCCGATGAGGATGAGTTGGTCGACGATGGTTCCGTCGATGCGCTTCAACTTCCCCAGGGAGACGAAGCCAGCGATCTGACTGTCGACGTCAAAGACTCGCAGCTGCGCTTCGGTGCTCAAACCACCAGCATCTCGACTTCACTCGGCGGGAACAAAACCGACGACGTGGTCTACAAGGCCATTGCCCCTGCCGGCAAGGATCCTGGCGCGATCATTAACGGCAACACCTATGTGAGCCCCGTAAGCGGTACGGAAGCTTATGAAGTCAAGATCATCGCGGTTTCCAAAAGCGATCCGACTCAAACTTCGAGCACGGTTTTGAAATTGGAACCGTCGACTCAGGTCTTCGCGGGCTGTACCAACGACCTGAAGGGTTTCCCCATCAAGGCCGATGTGTACCAGATTCCCGAAGGCAGTCAGCGTCTGCCGGACTTCACAGCGTTTTCCAAGACCTCGGCCACCGCGTGTATGGAAGCCTTCCAGATTCCCAACCGCGCATGGTCAGATGGTTTCCCTGGTCAGCCGTCCTTGATTGAATGGTTCGCGATTCGCGCGACCAGCAATCTGACGACCAACTCAAACGGCAAGTATTACTTCAAGCTGAATGCCGATGACGGGGCCAAGCTTTATATTGATGGCCAGCTCGTAGTGGATAACGATGGCCAGCATGCAGAAAAAGCCGTGGTCGGTTCCATCAACCTGACCAAAGGCCAGCATGAAATCGTCGTCGAATACTTCCAAGGCCCTCGTTACCACATCGCCTTGGAGCTTTTCTGGAAAACGCCAGGAAGCAGCACCTATACTTATGTTCCAGCCTCTGCCTTCAAGCCATAA
- a CDS encoding response regulator transcription factor, which translates to MNKLLILEDDDLLREILRESFRERGYAVEDYPGLKAMTAPDDFVPTHAIIDLKMQGESGLDALASLKEKYPDCRMIILTGYGSIATAVQAIKLGAMNYICKPATLDEIECAFRETAMPAWDAVERPRLHEHEREYIEKVLQDVAGNVSRAARVLGIHRQSLQRKLRKYT; encoded by the coding sequence ATGAATAAGCTTCTCATTCTCGAAGATGATGACCTGCTGCGGGAAATCCTGCGCGAATCGTTTCGTGAGCGCGGCTATGCCGTCGAGGATTATCCGGGACTCAAGGCCATGACAGCACCCGATGATTTCGTGCCGACGCATGCGATCATTGATCTGAAAATGCAGGGTGAAAGCGGTCTGGATGCGCTCGCTTCACTCAAAGAGAAATATCCCGATTGCCGGATGATTATCCTGACGGGATATGGAAGCATAGCCACGGCTGTGCAGGCTATCAAGCTGGGCGCGATGAATTATATCTGTAAACCTGCGACGTTGGATGAAATCGAGTGCGCGTTTCGCGAGACGGCGATGCCGGCTTGGGATGCGGTGGAACGTCCCCGGCTTCATGAACACGAACGCGAATATATTGAAAAAGTTTTGCAGGATGTCGCGGGCAATGTCTCGCGTGCGGCGCGCGTGCTCGGCATTCATCGGCAGAGCCTCCAGCGAAAACTGCGCAAATATACTTGA